Proteins from a genomic interval of Flammeovirgaceae bacterium SG7u.111:
- a CDS encoding Ca2+-dependent phosphoinositide-specific phospholipase C: MKLIYILNRSSAFLLGLLLHACNTAQFTAEEAISFPESIKINQIQVLGTHNSYALPLDTAVSNYIDPIFEQLMGQYFEKMPEDQREKFEEYHPNKVKMSEGLSYDHPDFNEQLDSGLRSFEIDVYYDPTGNRFSKPAIYSTLRTMGKTDLLPYDSVGLEKPGFKVLHIPDIDFRTHYTTFEQALTALKNWSEKHPSHVPIFIMIEAKDKGKPIFPNSAEVLPYTAEVFDELDKLVFSVLGKEKVITPDVVRGKYPTLEEGVLAHNWPRLSESLGKFVFMLLPSTAGMSLNSPYVENRPNLEGRAMFVQSEPGQDHAAFLLLDNSILRKEEIRAFVEKGYLVRTRSDIETYEAKVNDMTRANAAFESGAQVISTDFFKPGNNYGTDYFVQLPNKKPVRVNPVNGNLK; this comes from the coding sequence ATGAAACTGATTTATATACTAAATAGATCAAGCGCTTTTCTATTGGGTTTACTATTGCACGCTTGTAATACTGCACAGTTTACCGCAGAAGAAGCAATTTCTTTTCCTGAAAGTATCAAGATCAACCAGATACAAGTGTTGGGAACTCACAACAGCTATGCCTTGCCACTTGATACCGCCGTTTCAAATTATATTGACCCAATTTTCGAACAGTTGATGGGGCAATATTTTGAGAAAATGCCTGAAGACCAAAGGGAAAAATTTGAAGAATACCATCCTAATAAGGTGAAAATGAGTGAAGGGCTTTCCTACGATCATCCTGATTTTAATGAGCAACTGGATTCGGGGCTACGTTCTTTTGAAATTGATGTCTATTACGATCCAACTGGCAACCGATTCAGCAAGCCTGCTATTTATTCTACTTTGAGGACAATGGGTAAGACTGACCTCTTGCCATACGATAGCGTGGGGTTGGAAAAGCCTGGTTTTAAGGTGCTTCATATTCCAGATATAGATTTCCGTACTCATTATACCACTTTTGAGCAAGCGCTAACCGCATTAAAAAACTGGTCAGAAAAGCACCCTAGCCATGTTCCTATTTTTATCATGATAGAGGCGAAGGACAAAGGAAAACCTATCTTCCCTAATTCTGCGGAAGTGTTGCCTTATACGGCGGAGGTGTTTGACGAGCTCGATAAGCTTGTATTCTCTGTTTTAGGAAAGGAAAAGGTGATTACTCCCGACGTGGTTAGAGGTAAATACCCTACACTAGAAGAAGGAGTACTGGCGCATAACTGGCCTAGGCTGTCAGAATCTCTCGGAAAGTTTGTATTCATGCTTTTGCCTTCTACTGCAGGTATGTCATTAAACAGCCCTTATGTAGAAAATCGTCCCAACTTAGAAGGCAGGGCTATGTTTGTACAATCGGAACCAGGGCAAGACCATGCTGCTTTTTTATTGTTGGACAACTCTATTCTTAGGAAGGAAGAGATTAGGGCTTTTGTGGAAAAAGGGTACTTAGTTCGTACTCGCTCCGATATCGAAACCTATGAGGCAAAGGTGAATGATATGACCCGTGCAAATGCTGCTTTTGAAAGTGGTGCGCAAGTCATTTCTACCGATTTCTTCAAGCCGGGCAATAATTATGGGACGGATTATTTCGTCCAGTTGCCCAATAAAAAACCTGTAAGGGTCAATCCAGTAAATGGGAACTTAAAGTAA
- a CDS encoding RagB/SusD family nutrient uptake outer membrane protein yields MKNTFIYIFLTTAFLFTASCSDTFLDETPYGEIDPDNMTDPENVEGAIVAAYSVLNGQFDGASSAFNSPASNWSFGDVMSDDSYKGGGGTGDQNQIHQMEIFNINPTITDIQRKWGALYEGVKRTNVAIQLLEQSSDFDASLKSVRMGELHFLRGHYYFELKRIYNQIPYIDESAVLIEDYYASNTEYSSDELWGKIEENFQTAYDNLPLEQEEVGRPNKMTAKSYLAKCYVYQQKWSDALAATNEVIESNKYALLPDFRDVFLPENDNSLEIIFAVQHSVNDGGTSNYNGSIGDRLSAPGGPFYSQYGFHRPSQNLINAYKTGVDGLPVNDNVDLTDIDMVDPRLDHTVGRPEIPYLDLGVIYESSWARDLATYGPYGPKKRIVSVNSDYQVKSWPYVSALNYYIIRYADLLLWKAEAQVALGDLEGARAVVNEVRERAKNSQYVMTLDGSAPADDYNIELYTEAWTDADAALEAVRLERRLELAMEGHRFFDLVRWGVAAETINEYIEVEKTKRSHLTNAQFTEGVNEYFPIPQTYIDVVGDDKVTQRSGY; encoded by the coding sequence ATGAAAAATACATTCATATATATATTTCTAACAACAGCATTTTTATTTACGGCTTCTTGTTCAGATACTTTTTTGGACGAAACACCTTATGGTGAAATTGATCCTGATAATATGACAGATCCTGAAAATGTAGAAGGAGCTATCGTAGCGGCATACAGTGTGCTTAATGGACAATTTGATGGGGCAAGTAGTGCTTTTAACTCACCTGCATCCAACTGGAGTTTTGGCGATGTAATGTCAGATGATAGCTACAAAGGCGGTGGAGGTACCGGTGACCAAAACCAAATCCATCAAATGGAAATATTCAACATCAACCCGACCATTACGGATATTCAACGTAAGTGGGGCGCTCTCTACGAAGGTGTAAAAAGAACAAATGTAGCGATTCAGCTATTGGAACAGTCAAGTGATTTTGATGCGAGTTTAAAGTCTGTGAGAATGGGTGAATTACATTTTTTGAGAGGACATTACTATTTTGAGCTTAAGAGGATTTATAATCAGATCCCTTACATAGATGAGTCGGCAGTATTAATTGAAGATTATTATGCATCAAACACTGAATATTCTTCTGATGAACTATGGGGCAAGATAGAAGAGAATTTCCAAACTGCATATGATAACCTTCCGCTAGAGCAAGAAGAAGTTGGTCGCCCAAACAAAATGACGGCAAAATCTTACTTGGCAAAATGTTATGTATATCAGCAAAAATGGAGTGATGCATTAGCTGCTACTAATGAAGTGATAGAAAGTAATAAGTACGCGTTGCTCCCTGATTTTAGAGATGTGTTTCTTCCTGAAAATGATAATAGTTTGGAGATTATCTTTGCGGTTCAACATTCTGTAAATGATGGGGGAACAAGTAATTATAATGGTAGTATCGGTGATAGGTTATCGGCACCAGGGGGACCTTTTTATTCCCAATATGGATTCCACCGTCCTTCTCAAAACTTGATAAATGCTTATAAAACAGGTGTGGATGGTTTGCCTGTAAACGATAATGTAGACCTTACAGATATAGATATGGTGGATCCTAGGTTGGATCATACTGTGGGAAGGCCAGAAATTCCTTACTTAGATTTGGGTGTTATATACGAATCAAGTTGGGCTAGAGATCTTGCTACTTACGGTCCTTATGGTCCTAAAAAAAGGATCGTTTCTGTAAATTCAGATTATCAAGTTAAAAGTTGGCCATATGTAAGTGCGCTCAATTATTACATCATCCGCTATGCCGATTTGCTTTTATGGAAAGCTGAGGCTCAAGTAGCTTTGGGCGATTTGGAAGGAGCTAGAGCAGTTGTAAACGAAGTGCGCGAACGTGCGAAAAATAGCCAATACGTAATGACTTTAGATGGCTCAGCACCAGCAGATGATTACAATATTGAGCTATATACCGAGGCTTGGACTGATGCAGATGCAGCTCTTGAAGCGGTTCGTTTAGAAAGAAGGTTAGAGCTGGCTATGGAAGGGCATCGTTTTTTCGATCTTGTAAGATGGGGTGTAGCGGCTGAAACGATAAATGAGTATATAGAAGTTGAAAAAACAAAAAGGTCGCATCTTACCAATGCTCAATTCACAGAAGGAGTGAACGAATATTTCCCAATCCCTCAGACATATATTGACGTAGTGGGAGATGACAAAGTGACTCAGAGATCGGGTTATTGA
- a CDS encoding TonB-dependent receptor produces MKFHLQNLLLVVSRQLIYISVIQVIAIQFLLANPSSSQSLEEIHISIDISKAKLSNVLHEIEEKTDLQFAYNPKVNQSSELINIRVKNGSLRDVLEKIAKQTAFDFKRINNNIYVIEREGSKKQKPSIEEYQENVTITGKVIDSETNDPLPGASIIVVGTTLGTVSNLDGEFKLTFPAIHKEVSVSFTGFEPKIINIENKSTIEVALKQDVAQLEELVIMGYSTQKKRDVTGSVATVNTEEISSIPTSSVDKMLDGRMAGVQVLTDNAPGGNVTVRVRGYGTINNNDPLYIIDGIPVSNGMNSINPADIETIQVLKDAAAASIYGSRAANGVVVITTKQGSSDESVIELNAYAGVQKAFNLPKMLSAQGYGDMLWQATKNDGGTPASDIYGNDPNQAVIPAFLDDDQTIPSADVDWVQEIFNPATVQSYNLSVSKGNETGRHAFSLGYFNQEGIVKHTGFDRITARFNSSYKIKDLINIGENFSGTFSRTTDVGVNSSLGSIIYNAFQFPSIVPVRDINGNYGGNPINDISNPLGQLDRGKDNVDKRIRLLGNVFAGIELGDLELKTNLGIDFNSNNYRNFSPVYDEILSANAINSLSTGNSFNYQLTWSNTLAYQKELGEHSFDVLLGQESIEFYAESFSASRQSFLYEDPNFWYLSNGTDNQLNSGGASDWSLLSFFGKVNYSLLDRYLFSATLRRDGTSRLSENNWGTFPAFSAGWIISDESFFNVAPVNSLKLRASWGKAGNQQVPSYSTLFSYQNNATYSNYAIDGAQESVYTGLVQTRVANPNLKWEVTTQTSIGLDLGLFDNKLDVTAEYFSKVTDDILVYSPIPLTYGGTSDGTWINGGQMKNSGLELTVNYKGHSNEFNYNLGFNLTAYKNELTELDGVSYLGIPSSSLHGVNFGQEISRSTIGQPIGSFYGYEEAGIFKTQAEIDAHGIQPNAQPGDLRFNDVDNDGDLDSDDRTFIGSPHPDVILGVNMNFYYKGFDLAMLFNGSFGSDIYNLTKYKTEFFNQAAYNKSESTLDAWTPENPDSSIPRLSLDDPNNNIRVSSYYVEDGSYFKLYNLQLGYTFPTEKLGGLDVRVFGQATNLFTITGYDGMSPELGLQNYSSSNRNLDIGIDRGIYPPSRTFTLGLNASF; encoded by the coding sequence ATGAAATTTCACTTACAAAACCTACTACTGGTTGTGTCAAGGCAATTAATCTATATTTCCGTTATTCAAGTGATCGCTATCCAGTTTTTGTTAGCGAATCCGTCGTCAAGCCAAAGCCTTGAAGAAATCCATATCTCAATTGATATAAGTAAGGCTAAATTATCGAATGTATTGCATGAGATAGAAGAAAAAACTGACCTTCAGTTTGCTTATAACCCGAAGGTAAACCAAAGTTCTGAGCTGATAAATATTAGAGTTAAAAATGGTAGTTTAAGGGATGTTTTGGAAAAAATAGCCAAGCAAACGGCATTTGATTTCAAGCGTATCAATAACAATATCTATGTGATAGAAAGGGAGGGTAGCAAAAAGCAAAAACCTTCTATAGAAGAGTATCAAGAAAATGTGACTATTACAGGAAAGGTGATCGATTCAGAGACAAACGATCCGCTTCCAGGGGCTTCTATCATTGTAGTAGGTACTACCCTAGGTACTGTTTCTAACTTGGATGGAGAGTTCAAGTTGACATTTCCGGCAATTCACAAGGAAGTTTCTGTTTCTTTCACCGGATTTGAACCGAAAATTATCAATATTGAAAACAAAAGCACTATTGAGGTAGCTCTAAAACAAGATGTGGCTCAACTGGAGGAACTCGTCATTATGGGCTATAGCACACAGAAAAAGCGTGATGTAACAGGCTCTGTTGCTACTGTCAATACGGAGGAAATAAGTTCGATTCCTACTTCAAGTGTTGATAAAATGCTAGATGGTCGTATGGCTGGTGTTCAGGTACTTACAGATAATGCACCTGGAGGTAATGTTACGGTAAGGGTAAGAGGGTACGGTACTATCAACAATAACGACCCGCTGTATATTATAGATGGTATTCCAGTATCAAACGGTATGAATAGTATAAACCCAGCGGATATTGAAACTATTCAGGTGTTGAAAGATGCTGCTGCGGCATCTATTTATGGATCAAGAGCTGCCAACGGAGTAGTTGTAATCACAACGAAACAAGGGAGCAGTGATGAAAGCGTGATTGAGTTAAATGCTTATGCAGGTGTTCAAAAAGCATTTAACTTACCAAAAATGCTTTCGGCTCAAGGGTATGGCGATATGCTATGGCAAGCGACCAAGAATGATGGTGGCACTCCTGCAAGTGATATTTATGGAAACGATCCAAACCAAGCAGTTATCCCAGCTTTTTTAGATGATGATCAAACTATACCAAGTGCTGATGTAGATTGGGTACAAGAAATATTTAACCCGGCAACAGTTCAGTCTTACAACCTCTCGGTTTCTAAGGGAAATGAAACGGGAAGACATGCTTTTAGTTTGGGTTATTTTAATCAAGAAGGAATCGTTAAACACACTGGTTTTGACAGAATTACTGCCCGCTTTAATTCAAGCTACAAGATAAAGGACCTGATAAATATAGGTGAAAACTTTTCAGGCACATTTTCACGCACAACAGATGTTGGGGTCAACTCTTCATTAGGGAGTATCATTTATAATGCATTCCAATTTCCTTCCATTGTACCTGTAAGAGACATTAATGGAAATTACGGAGGCAACCCCATTAACGATATAAGCAACCCATTGGGGCAATTAGATCGAGGTAAGGACAATGTGGACAAAAGAATCAGGCTATTAGGAAATGTTTTTGCCGGCATTGAACTAGGTGACTTGGAACTAAAAACAAATCTAGGTATCGATTTCAATAGCAATAATTACAGGAACTTCTCTCCGGTATACGATGAAATATTATCGGCAAATGCTATAAACAGCTTGAGTACCGGCAACTCTTTTAACTACCAGTTAACTTGGTCAAATACGTTGGCTTATCAGAAAGAACTTGGCGAGCATAGTTTTGATGTATTGTTAGGTCAAGAATCAATTGAGTTTTATGCTGAAAGTTTTTCAGCTTCAAGGCAAAGCTTTTTGTACGAAGACCCAAATTTCTGGTACCTATCTAACGGTACAGATAACCAATTAAACTCTGGTGGTGCTAGCGACTGGTCTTTATTATCATTCTTTGGTAAAGTGAACTATAGTTTGCTTGACCGATATTTGTTCTCTGCCACTTTGAGAAGAGACGGTACTTCTCGATTGAGTGAAAACAACTGGGGAACATTCCCTGCATTTTCTGCTGGTTGGATCATCAGTGACGAGTCCTTCTTTAATGTAGCCCCTGTGAATTCTTTAAAACTTCGCGCGAGCTGGGGTAAGGCTGGTAACCAACAAGTCCCATCTTACTCTACGTTGTTTAGCTACCAAAACAATGCGACGTATTCAAATTATGCTATTGATGGTGCACAGGAGTCTGTATATACTGGATTGGTACAGACCAGAGTTGCAAATCCTAATTTGAAATGGGAAGTGACAACCCAAACAAGTATTGGTTTGGATTTAGGTCTCTTTGACAACAAACTAGATGTCACTGCAGAATACTTTAGCAAAGTTACCGACGACATTCTTGTTTATTCACCTATTCCGCTAACCTATGGGGGGACAAGTGATGGAACGTGGATCAATGGTGGTCAAATGAAAAACAGTGGGCTAGAGCTGACTGTGAACTACAAAGGTCATTCAAACGAGTTCAACTATAACCTAGGGTTCAACCTCACCGCTTATAAGAATGAGTTAACAGAATTGGATGGTGTTTCTTACCTAGGTATCCCAAGCTCTTCTTTGCACGGAGTAAACTTTGGTCAAGAAATATCTAGGTCAACCATTGGCCAGCCAATTGGCTCTTTCTATGGATATGAAGAAGCAGGGATTTTTAAAACCCAAGCTGAAATAGATGCCCACGGAATCCAGCCAAATGCCCAACCTGGCGATCTCAGGTTCAATGATGTAGATAATGATGGGGACCTGGACAGCGACGACCGTACTTTTATAGGTTCACCTCATCCTGATGTGATATTAGGTGTCAACATGAACTTTTATTACAAAGGGTTCGATTTGGCAATGTTGTTTAACGGGTCTTTTGGAAGTGACATCTATAACCTTACTAAATATAAGACAGAGTTTTTCAACCAAGCAGCTTATAACAAAAGTGAGTCGACTCTTGATGCCTGGACTCCTGAAAACCCTGATTCTAGTATCCCTCGTTTGAGTTTGGATGATCCTAACAACAATATTAGGGTATCTTCTTATTATGTAGAAGATGGTTCTTATTTCAAACTGTATAATTTACAACTAGGCTATACATTCCCGACGGAAAAGCTTGGTGGACTTGATGTAAGAGTATTTGGCCAGGCTACCAACTTATTTACCATAACTGGTTACGATGGAATGTCCCCAGAGCTTGGTCTTCAGAACTATTCTTCAAGCAATAGAAACCTTGATATCGGTATAGACCGTGGTATTTACCCTCCATCAAGAACCTTCACATTAGGTTTGAATGCTTCATTCTAA
- a CDS encoding FecR domain-containing protein, with product MNKVRRKEFLKKKLQQSACSEEELKELYFLLDKYGSPEELEKILEQEWEMESQHKLDRQEAVFILSQIKGKLPIATKRVSFSYQQISRMAAAFLLLGIFTWAYVNFLTQKNLPKEVHYVTKSTKKGQRISFKLPDGSLVNLNTESSVRYPEQFSDDARKVVLQGEAFFNVSKNPNKPFVVESNGLFTTVLGTSFNIRAFPAQQVEVTVATGKVKVAPTVSRIDVPLDSLLDKETLLMPNQQASFNPNDRSIAVTDVELTPYLAWKSNTLYFDMVPFATVIKTLERWYDIEITFENELANQCMVRANYTNENLVNVLEGLKLLVNFEYKFTEKKNISIRGRSCKE from the coding sequence CAGAAGAAAAGAGTTCTTAAAAAAGAAGCTGCAGCAAAGTGCGTGTAGCGAGGAAGAGCTCAAGGAGTTATATTTCTTGCTTGATAAGTATGGTTCTCCAGAAGAGTTGGAGAAGATACTCGAGCAAGAATGGGAAATGGAAAGCCAACACAAATTGGATAGGCAGGAAGCGGTTTTTATTTTATCACAGATAAAGGGAAAGCTACCCATTGCTACCAAAAGAGTAAGTTTTAGTTATCAACAAATTTCTCGGATGGCAGCGGCATTTCTGCTGTTGGGCATTTTTACTTGGGCATATGTGAATTTTCTAACCCAGAAAAACTTGCCCAAAGAAGTACATTATGTTACTAAATCAACAAAGAAAGGGCAAAGGATAAGCTTTAAGCTACCCGACGGATCATTGGTCAATTTGAATACGGAAAGCTCGGTTAGGTATCCCGAGCAGTTTTCAGACGATGCAAGAAAAGTAGTTTTGCAGGGCGAGGCATTTTTTAATGTTTCGAAAAATCCAAACAAACCTTTTGTTGTAGAATCAAATGGGCTGTTCACAACCGTGTTGGGCACTTCTTTCAATATAAGGGCTTTTCCTGCCCAGCAAGTAGAAGTAACGGTAGCAACAGGGAAAGTGAAGGTGGCACCAACGGTCAGTAGAATTGATGTTCCGTTAGATTCGCTCCTTGACAAAGAAACTTTATTAATGCCAAACCAACAGGCAAGTTTCAATCCCAATGACCGCTCCATAGCAGTCACAGATGTAGAGCTTACTCCCTATTTAGCGTGGAAAAGCAATACTTTATATTTTGATATGGTGCCTTTTGCCACGGTAATAAAAACGCTAGAGAGATGGTACGATATTGAAATCACTTTTGAAAACGAACTGGCAAACCAGTGCATGGTACGTGCAAATTATACGAACGAAAATTTGGTGAACGTACTTGAGGGGCTAAAACTGTTGGTGAACTTTGAATATAAGTTTACAGAGAAAAAAAATATATCCATAAGAGGAAGAAGTTGTAAAGAATAA